In one Candidatus Micrarchaeota archaeon genomic region, the following are encoded:
- a CDS encoding translation initiation factor IF-2 subunit beta, which yields MSEEEYRKLLDSAFARLPELTADRADFVIPKPDVLAEGTKTIIRNIAAIADMARRDPADIARYISKEFSVPVNIEEQRLIINGRFPADDISRRINKYFEIYVICKECKKPDTHLEQAEKGMYLICEACGARYWVKNY from the coding sequence TTGAGCGAAGAGGAATATAGGAAATTGCTTGACAGCGCCTTTGCGAGGCTTCCCGAGCTTACGGCAGACAGGGCGGACTTCGTGATACCGAAGCCTGACGTGCTTGCAGAGGGCACAAAGACGATAATAAGGAACATAGCAGCGATAGCTGATATGGCAAGGAGGGACCCGGCAGATATCGCGAGATACATAAGCAAGGAGTTTTCCGTGCCGGTGAACATAGAGGAGCAGAGGCTCATAATAAACGGGAGGTTCCCGGCCGATGACATATCAAGGAGGATAAACAAGTACTTCGAGATATACGTCATATGCAAGGAGTGCAAGAAGCCAGACACGCACCTCGAGCAGGCGGAGAAGGGAATGTACCTTATATGCGAGGCATGCGGTGCCAGGTACTGGGTTAAGAATTATTAG
- a CDS encoding translation initiation factor IF-1A (eIF-1A; enables maximal rate of protein biosynthesis. Enhances ribosome dissociation into subunits and stabilizes the binding of the initiator Met-tRNA(I) to 40 S ribosomal subunits in eukaryotes) — MESALKLPKPGEVIGKVARIAGATKFFVKCIDDKERLCVIPGRLRRAFWIKTGDIVIVKPWIVQTDERGDIVWRYSMLDINRLKEKNVLKDL, encoded by the coding sequence ATAGAGAGCGCCCTCAAGCTGCCGAAGCCCGGAGAGGTAATAGGAAAGGTGGCAAGGATTGCCGGAGCCACCAAGTTCTTCGTGAAATGCATAGATGACAAGGAGAGGCTGTGCGTCATACCGGGAAGGCTCAGGAGGGCTTTCTGGATAAAGACCGGCGACATAGTTATAGTAAAGCCATGGATAGTCCAGACTGACGAGAGAGGAGACATAGTCTGGAGATACAGCATGCTGGACATAAACAGGCTGAAGGAAAAGAACGTGCTGAAGGATCTGTGA